A stretch of Lactuca sativa cultivar Salinas chromosome 6, Lsat_Salinas_v11, whole genome shotgun sequence DNA encodes these proteins:
- the LOC111901159 gene encoding plant UBX domain-containing protein 8 has translation MATPNQEAIETFMSITGSSESVAIQKLTEHGGDLNVAVNAHFTEGDRNIRQATSIAAPPEDFMDIDDPTLPAQRPPLSLFPSARDININPFSLLDPNFTRSIFDSGPGFRGSEPFVSHPREVRQIPIEVKDGPSTESDHSGHAPRIEDVTETTTENVPETRAHVIIDDDDDDEDFPTSLPSRAGVNTRLTASAPGIGDSHDHGIEEEMIRAAIEASKQDSQMSQRDVAVPNLRQLEDPELAQAVSLSLKTAEQEKALRQLGSEVGPSEPRGSKFEVEEVDTLSASNGRLDVGSSSLIPDEVEDVEDQPLVRNRIRFMASTSTDSAKDKDIEEVNLSSPSSPQHQPIINPPPNNANEFHEWGGISSLEHDEAVMLEAALFGGIPEGTGYSVNVPYAPHQFMQNGLIDGHGGGLGSYPRPAPRPPSPSLTAQRLIREQQDDEYLASLQADREKELLEQSAKEAAMEEERRKEEEARIKLEEEQEIERQLAAKEASLPHEPSPDDENAVTLLVRMPDGSRRGRRFLRTDKLQYLFNFIDVARVVKPGSYRLVRPYPRRAFSDGESSLTLDELGLSSKQEALFLESI, from the exons GAGCATGGGGGAGATCTCAATGTAGCTGTTAATGCACATTTCACTGAAGGAGATAGAAACAT CAGACAGGCAACCTCCATTGCTGCTCCACCTGAGGATTTCATGGACATAGATGATCCAACTCTTCCAGCTCAGAGACCTCCTCTCTCCCTCTTTCCTTCTGCTAGAGATATCAACATCAACCCATTCTCTCTTCTTGATCCAAACTTCACAAGAAGTATATTCGATAGTGGGCCAGGGTTCAGGGGTAGTGAACCATTTGTGTCTCATCCAAGAGAAGTGAGGCAGATTCCAATTGAGGTCAAGGATGGGCCAAGTACAGAATCAGATCATTCTGGACATGCTCCAAGAATCGAAGATGTCACAGAGACAACAACAGAAAATGTCCCAGAAACCCGTGCACATGTGATaatcgatgatgatgatgatgatgaagacttTCCAACTTCTCTTCCATCACGTGCAGGTGTAAACACTCGTTTGACAGCAAGTGCTCCTGGAATCGGTGATTCCCATGATCATGGAATTGAAGAAGAGATGATTCGAGCTGCAATTGAGGCTTCCAAACAGGATTCCCAGATGAGTCAAAGGGATGTTGCTGTACCTAATCTAAGGCAATTGGAAGATCCTGAACTAGCACAAGCAGTTTCTCTATCTTTGAAG ACTGCTGAGCAAGAAAAAGCCTTACGCCAGCTAGGATCTGAAGTGGGACCATCAGAACCAAGAGGTTCTAAGTTTGAGGTGGAAGAAGTGGACACATTATCAGCCTCAAATGGAAG GTTGGATGTGGGGAGCAGCTCATTGATTCCAGATGAAGTTGAAGATGTAGAAGATCAACCTTTGGTTAGAAACAGGATTCGTTTTATGGCTTCCACCTCTACTGACTCTGCAAAAGACAAAGACATTGAAGAAGTAAACTTGAGCTCACCTTCAAGTCCTCAACATCAACCAATCATCAATCCTCCTCCAAACAATGCcaatgaattccatgaa TGGGGAGGCATCTCATCTTTAGAACACGATGAAGCAGTGATGCTTGAGGCTGCATTATTTGGTGGAATCCCTGAAGGCACTGGATATAGTGTAAATGTCCCATATGCCCCTCATCAATTCATGCAAAATGGTTTGATTGATGGACATGGAGGAGGTCTAGGATCTTATCCTAGGCCTGCGCCACGCCCTCCCTCACCCTCTCTCACTGCTCAACGTTTAATACGCGAACAACAG GATGATGAGTATCTTGCATCATTACAAGCTGACAGAGAAAAGGAATTACTAGAACAGTCAGCCAAAGAAGCTGCCAtggaagaagaaaggagaaaagAGGAAGAGGCTCGCATTAAGTTAGAAGAAGAACAG GAAATTGAAAGACAATTAGCAGCAAAAGAAGCTTCCCTTCCTCACGAACCTTCTCCTGATGATGAAAATGCTGTCACCCTTCTTGTCCGCATGCCCGATGGAAGCCGCCGTGGTCGCAGATTTCTCAGAACCGACAAATTACAG tATCTTTTCAACTTCATCGATGTTGCGAGAGTGGTGAAGCCTGGTTCATACAGATTG GTGAGACCCTACCCTCGCCGGGCATTTAGTGATGGAGAAAGTAGCTTAACTTTGGATGAACTTGGTTTGTCTAGCAAACAAGAAGCGTTATTTCTGGAGTCTATTTAG